A part of Rattus norvegicus strain BN/NHsdMcwi chromosome 4, GRCr8, whole genome shotgun sequence genomic DNA contains:
- the Steap4 gene encoding metalloreductase STEAP4, which yields MEKTCADEFPLTVDSSEKQGVVCIFGTGDFGKSLGLKMLQCGYSVVFGSRNPQVSSLLPRGAEVLCYSEAASRSDVIVLAVHREHYDFLAELADSLKGRVLIDVSNNQKMNQYPESNAEYLAQLVPGAHVVKAFNTISAWALQSGTLDASRQVFVCGNDSKAKDRVMDIARTLGLTPLDQGSLVAAKEIENYPLQLFPMWRFPFYLSSGLCVFFFVYCAIREVIYPYVTGKTDSTYRLVVSIPNRVFPITALTLLALVYLPGILAAILQLYRGTKYRRFPNWLDHWMLCRKQLGLVALGFAFLHAIYTLVIPIRYYVRWRLRNATITQALTNKDSPFSSSTAWLSDSYLALGILGFFLFLLLGITSLPSVSNMVNWREFRFVQSKLGYLTLVLCTAHTLVYGGKRFLSPSILIWSLPSAYILALIIPCTVLVMKFILIMPCIDKTLTRIRQGWERKSKYAQSTLNGKSDI from the exons aTGGAGAAGACGTGTGCAGATGAGTTTCCTCTGACTGTGGATTCCTCAGAAAAGCAAGGCGTTGTCTGCATTTTCGGAACAGGGGATTTCGGGAAATCATTGGGGTTGAAAATGCTTCAGTGTGGCTATTCTGTTGTTTTCGGGAGTCGAAACCCCCAGGTATCCAGCCTTCTGCCCAGGGGAGCAGAGGTCCTGTGCTACTCAGAAGCAGCATCGAGGTCTGACGTCATAGTCCTGGCCGTGCACAGAGAGCATTATGATTTCCTCGCAGAATTAGCTGATTCTCTCAAAGGAAGAGTATTGATAGATGTCAGTAACAACCAAAAAATGAATCAGTATCCAGAATCAAACGCCGAGTACCTTGCTCAGCTGGTACCAGGAGCCCACGTGGTCAAGGCATTTAACACCATCTCAGCCTGGGCTCTCCAGTCAGGAACACTAGATGCAAGTCGGCAG GTGTTTGTCTGTGGAAATGACAGCAAAGCCAAGGACAGAGTGATGGACATTGCTCGCACTCTTGGGCTCACTCCACTGGATCAAGGATCTCTCGTGGCAGCCAAGGAAATTGAAAACTACCCTCTGCAACTATTTCCCATGTGGAGGTTCCCTTTCTACTTGTCCTCTGGGCTGTGCGTCTTCTTCTTTGTGTACTGCGCTATACGGGAAGTGATATACCCCTACGTGACTGGGAAGACAGATAGTACGTACCGCCTGGTTGTTTCCATCCCGAATCGTGTCTTTCCTATAACAGCACTTACCCTGCTGGCGTTGGTGTACCTCCCTGGTATTCTCGCCGCCATTTTGCAGCTCTACCGAGGCACAAAGTACCGCCGATTCCCAAACTGGCTTGACCATTGGATGCTTTGCAGAAAGCAACTGGGCTTGGTAGCTCTGGGATTTGCCTTCCTTCACGCCATCTACACCCTTGTGATTCCTATTCGTTACTACGTACGATGGAGGCTGAGAAACGCGACCATTACTCAG GCCCTAACTAATAAAGACAGCCCATTCAGTTCCTCTACTGCCTGGCTCAGTGATTCCTATCTGGCCCTGGGAATTCTGggattttttctgtttcttctcttggGAATCACTTCCTTGCCATCAGTAAGCAACATGGTCAACTGGAGAGAGTTCCGGTTTGTCCAG tccAAACTGGGTTATCTGACCCTGGTCTTGTGCACAGCCCACACTTTGGTGTATGGTGGAAAGAGATTCCTCAGCCCTTCAATTCTAATATGGAGCCTTCCTTCAGCCTATATTCTGGCGCTCATCATCCCCTGCACAGTGTTGGTGATGAAGTTTATCCTCATCATGCCGTGCATAGACAAGACCCTCACGCGCATCCGCCAGGGCTGggaaaggaagtcaaaatatgCACAATCAACACTGAACGGAAAATCGGATATTTAA